Genomic segment of Panicum virgatum strain AP13 chromosome 9N, P.virgatum_v5, whole genome shotgun sequence:
GGAAACTCATTCAGCCCAATGAACGCTCTGATTGAAATTAAGTACTCTGAAGCTAGTCATTCCCTGCAGGCTGGAGATGACACAGCTATGAATCTTCTCGCTAGTGTGGCAGGAGAAATATCTAAATCTGAATTGGTTTCCCCATCTTCTTCCCCTAGAAGTTCATCTGAAAAAAAATTGGTCCGGGAGGGTGACAGTACTGGAAAGTTTAAAGTAGAAAGTGATGTGGGTCCATCACAGGATCCAGGGCCAACAGATGCTAAGAAAGTCGTCGTGGGAAAGGAACTGAAAAATGATGCTTGTTTGGTTGTCAAGGAGGAACAACACCAAACTGTGCCATCTCCTGAGCTAGCGGATACTAAAGCAGTTGGATCTTCAGCCAAAGTTGAAACCCATGAAGGGCGTGCAAACAAATGTAACTCTCAACCAGCTTCGGTCGATTCCAAAGGTGAACATTGTCAGAGCTTGCGCCATTCTGTTAATACTAAAGTTTCCAATATGTCTAATATGAACTCATCTGCAGGTGAAAATCTGGATGCCTGTTCTGTCCCCGGGAAAGTTGAAGATGGCTCTGCAGACAAGGATGGTGCTGATGAATCTGCCTTGGGCAACCAGTGTAGCCTGGTTGTTTCCAATAGAAATTCAAGATCGATCCTGGCTGGGGAGTCTTCATTGTCTGCTGCTGATAAACAAGACCAGGGTTTGTCAAAGTCAAGTAATCATAAGCAGCTTCTGGGTGCATCGGACCACCCAGGAGGCTTTGATAGACGTGACAGTATGGCAGGCAAAGTAGATTTGATGGCTGCAGAGGTGAAAAAGGCTGATGCTGTAGGTGATAGTAGCACAGTGCAGAATgaggatgaaaagaaggaaCATGCTATTTCCTCTTTGGCTGATGTTACCAAACTAGTAGAAGCAGCGTCCCCACTTGGTGTGATTAAGGAgatgaaagaaacaaaagacaGTTCCAGTGAATCCAATAGTCATGTAAAATCTGAAGGTCTTAATTCTCAGCGAAGTGAGCATAGTGTGAAGCAAACTTCAAAGAAATCCAGTGATGGCGTGAGTGGAAAAGAGGATGGAAAAGAAGACCTAGTCTCATCAGATGAGGGTTCTTCTCTAGCCGCTCACACAAAGTCAAATGCTACAGCCAAGCTTGACTTCGACTTGAATGAAGGGATACCTGGGGATGATGGGCATCAGCCTGAGCCAGCTGTCTCACCTGTTATAAGTACCTCAGCTATCCATTTACCTGGGCTTTCACCATTCACTTTACCTATTACAAGCGGGCTGCAGCCAGCTCCAATAACAGTAGCTGCTCCAGCTAAAGGACCCTTTGTTCCTCCTGAAAACCTACTAAGAGCAAAGCCCGAGATCGGGTGGAAAGGTTCAGCAGCAACAAGTGCATTTCGTCCTGCTGAACCGAGGAAGGTTTTGGAGATGCCCATCACCACACGTGACATTCCCGTATCTCATGCTGCTGGGAAGCAGTCTCGTCCCACCCTTGGCTTTGATTTGAATGTTGCAGATGACCAGGCTCTCGAGGAGGATGTCCCACAGAGTTCTGCACAGACTACCTGTTCTGAATCTGGAAATACAAGAAGTCGTGATGGCTCTTCACGAAGTGCTGGCATTGAGCTTGATCTGAACAGAGCTGATGAAGTTGCAGACAATGGCCAGTTtgtaacaaatgcttcacacAGAGTTGAAGTCCCATTGTTACCAGCAAGATCGTTACCTCGAGTCTTCTCTAATGCTGGCACGAATAGCTCGAGAGactttgatcttaataggggaCCATGCCTTGATGATGCTAGCACTGAACCCACACCAAAGAACCTACCTACTAAAAATACAGGCAGTATTCAATTCATACCACAAGTTCCTGGTGTTAGGATGAATAATGCTGCCATGAGTAATATATCACCATGGTTTGCCGCTGCCAACCCTTGTGGTCCAGTACCAATACAACCGTTTTTGCCTTCAAGAGAACAGCCTTACCCAATTGAGGCAGCACCTGGGACCCAGAGGATTATTGTGCCTACAGCTGACAGTGGTCAATTTGGAGGTGATGCCAGCAGGGCTCCAGTTATTTCATCGTCTCCAACAATGGTTTTTCATCCACCTGCATATCAGTATGCAGGATTCCCATTTCCTCCCAGTGTTCACCTTCAAACACCGGCATTTTCAATGGGATCAGCAACATTTGCCAATTCTGCACCTGCAGGAGTATCGTATTTTCCAACCATTTCTCCCTCACTTGTTGGGCCAACAGGTGCATTACCTGCCCATCATTCAAGGCAGTATGCAATAAATCTTGCtgagggcagcagcagcagtggacGCGACAATAATCGTAAATGGGAAAGTCAGGGCCTTGATCTTAACTCAGGCCCTGGAAGTATAGATCTAGAAGGAAAGGATGAACGGGCACCTCTACCAATTAGACAAAATTTGATCACACCCCCACATGGCTTTGCAGAGGAGCAAGGAAGAATTTACCAAATGCCAGTTGTAGGAACAAAGAGAAAGGAACCTGATGGCAGTTGGGACACAGAAAGATCTACATACAAGCAACTATCATGGCAATGAGGGCTCTGACGGAGATGACTTAGCAGCGACTTGGCTGCGATGAGCATGTAAGTAGTTTTCTTTTTGGACTTTTGAGACCTGTTTGATTTTGTTACTCGCAATTGCTAATCATATGGAAGGTGTATTTATTTCAGAGGTGCCTGCAATGTAGATCCTGGGCATGGTGTTCTTCTGTCACTGGACTATACTCATGGATTGATCCCAATGAAGACAATGTGGGGTTCTGAGGAAAGAAAAACTTTGCTGTAATTGTTGTAGATTTTTCTTAGCTGTTAGGCTTTTGGTTCTAATTTACTCAGGAGGATATGGCTTTGGAGGTGGAATCTTTGTGAACCTGAGCTCTGGAGCCGCTGTAATTAGACCGTCCGCTCTGTTTGTTGGTGATAAACTGTTGAGCACATGCTGCCGCTTTACATAAAAATTTAGATGTGACATGGTACTTTGTCGGGGAAGCGTTACTTCAGCTGACCATGTAAGCACTGCTGCACTGGTGCAGCGACTATCATGACGAGTTGCGCCGTCATGTATCTTGTGTTGCCGTGCAGCTGTATGTATAAGAATTCCAGCAGATCAGCAGAGTTATAATTTGTCGCTGTTTCTCTGCCATCGATATCTGGTTTACATCATGTTCCAGCGGCGCTCTCTTTGCCCCTCTTATTTTCTTCTTTTGACCTTTTTACTCGTTGCTGCTACAAATATGGGTCATGTCCCTATGTTGGTGTCCCTGTCAGTTGATTGGACCGATGCTTCTTGTGCCTGCTACAAATAATTAAATCAGTATGTCGCTCTCAAGATTATTGTGACATGACCTGGTGTGTGGTGATGCTTCCCGTGGTTTGCTTTGGCACTGATGTTGCCAGTGATGTGCTGTCACATGTTTCTTAGCTGTTACGAATTTGGAGCTGATATCTCACCCTCACGTGGTACTCTTTCAGCTACTTTTACTATCGTATAATCTTGCTCATTTATTTCGGTTATCCATTTTCCATCGCTAAATATTTGCAAGTTCATTTTGAAGTAGGTGCATCTGTGCAAAACAACTGGAGCTTACAGAGAAAATCAATTCCAGTTAGGACAGCCACATAAACGAGTTACCTCTTCTTCTAGTCAGAGTTGTAAGTATATTTGCAAGATCATTTGGAAGTACATATAAGATGGTCCCAATGTCCTATGGAAA
This window contains:
- the LOC120689440 gene encoding uncharacterized protein LOC120689440 isoform X1, whose protein sequence is MHGWRGAEGCDGRRRRLVRLMWPAARVEAEAPPPPAQGPPTSPSSSSVPPSRTTSYPPESAARKQDFVDSPRPVSPDSFIKDGREIRVGDFALFRAVDVPPFIGLIRWIEKKEEGYPKLRVSWLYRPADVKLNKGIQFSAAPNEIFYSFHQDETSAVSLLHPCKVAFLRKGTELPAGISSFVCWRVYDIDNKCLWWLTDQDYINERQEEVNRLLHRTRLEMRAAVQSGGRSPKRLNGPSASQQPKATPDGTQNGGLSKGKKRDRGEQGIESAKRDRDRIVKVDESEPGSLNLEDIKSEVAKITEKGGLPNAAAVEKLVHLMQLDRTEQKIDLAGRVVLADVIAATESPDCLGRFVQSRGLPVLDSWLQEAHKGKSGDGSSPKEADKPIDDLLLTLLHALAKLPINLSALQSCSIGKSVNHLRSHKNLDIQKKAKCLVENWKKRVDAEMKSSDAKPLVSGQSVSWSGKAGFQEISNAGNKRGGSSENSPKNPVPTVSSSKVSTDKPGGTDAAAKLSPVVSASSKLQLQQTNVATNLKDQPCKSTGGTGGSELPTVREEKSSSSSQSPNNSQSCSSEPSKDARSSTAASGGASKPSGSSSRSHRRANNGLVSGNIKEASVGRSVSLDRSLLQDKSSQTGTASEKGVDMPSDHGNNHRLIVRFPNPGRSPARSASGGSFEDPSVTGGRASSPVVGDRHEQTDRRVKMKTESSRPHLPSDANAESWHSNDIKGAAGSEEGDKSPCAMLDDDNSRTPDDSVKDAHVPGVACSSETRVGNSFSPMNALIEIKYSEASHSLQAGDDTAMNLLASVAGEISKSELVSPSSSPRSSSEKKLVREGDSTGKFKVESDVGPSQDPGPTDAKKVVVGKELKNDACLVVKEEQHQTVPSPELADTKAVGSSAKVETHEGRANKCNSQPASVDSKGEHCQSLRHSVNTKVSNMSNMNSSAGENLDACSVPGKVEDGSADKDGADESALGNQCSLVVSNRNSRSILAGESSLSAADKQDQGLSKSSNHKQLLGASDHPGGFDRRDSMAGKVDLMAAEVKKADAVGDSSTVQNEDEKKEHAISSLADVTKLVEAASPLGVIKEMKETKDSSSESNSHVKSEGLNSQRSEHSVKQTSKKSSDGVSGKEDGKEDLVSSDEGSSLAAHTKSNATAKLDFDLNEGIPGDDGHQPEPAVSPVISTSAIHLPGLSPFTLPITSGLQPAPITVAAPAKGPFVPPENLLRAKPEIGWKGSAATSAFRPAEPRKVLEMPITTRDIPVSHAAGKQSRPTLGFDLNVADDQALEEDVPQSSAQTTCSESGNTRSRDGSSRSAGIELDLNRADEVADNGQFVTNASHRVEVPLLPARSLPRVFSNAGTNSSRDFDLNRGPCLDDASTEPTPKNLPTKNTGSIQFIPQVPGVRMNNAAMSNISPWFAAANPCGPVPIQPFLPSREQPYPIEAAPGTQRIIVPTADSGQFGGDASRAPVISSSPTMVFHPPAYQYAGFPFPPSVHLQTPAFSMGSATFANSAPAGVSYFPTISPSLVGPTGALPAHHSRQYAINLAEGSSSSGRDNNRKWESQGLDLNSGPGSIDLEGKDERAPLPIRQNLITPPHGFAEEQGRIYQMPVVGTKRKEPDGSWDTERSTYKQLSWQ
- the LOC120689440 gene encoding uncharacterized protein LOC120689440 isoform X2 — protein: MHGWRGAEGCDGRRRRLVRLMWPAARVEAEAPPPPAQGPPTSPSSSSVPPSRTTSYPPESAARKQDFVDSPRPVSPDSFIKDGREIRVGDFALFRAVDVPPFIGLIRWIEKKEEGYPKLRVSWLYRPADVKLNKGIQFSAAPNEIFYSFHQDETSAVSLLHPCKVAFLRKGTELPAGISSFVCWRVYDIDNKCLWWLTDQDYINERQEEVNRLLHRTRLEMRAAVQSGGRSPKRLNGPSASQQPKATPDGTQNGGLSKGKKRDRGEQGIESAKRDRDRIVKVDESEPGSLNLEDIKSEVAKITEKGGLPNAAAVEKLVHLMQLDRTEQKIDLAGRVVLADVIAATESPDCLGRFVQSRGLPVLDSWLQEAHKGKSGDGSSPKEADKPIDDLLLTLLHALAKLPINLSALQSCSIGKSVNHLRSHKNLDIQKKAKCLVENWKKRVDAEMKSSDAKPLVSGQSVSWSGKAGFQEISNAGNKRGGSSENSPKNPVPTVSSSKVSTDKPGGTDAAAKLSPVVSASSKLQLQQTNVATNLKDQPCKSTGGTGGSELPTVREEKSSSSSQSPNNSQSCSSEPSKDARSSTAASGGASKPSGSSSRSHRRANNGLVSGNIKEASVGRSVSLDRSLLQDKSSQTGTASEKGVDMPSDHGNNHRLIVRFPNPGRSPARSASGGSFEDPSVTGGRASSPVVGDRHEQTDRRVKMKTESSRPHLPSDANAESWHSNDIKGAAGSEEGDKSPCAMLDDDNSRTPDDSVKDAHVPGVACSSETRVGNSFSPMNALIEIKYSEASHSLQAGDDTAMNLLASVAGEISKSELVSPSSSPRSSSEKKLVREGDSTGKFKVESDVGPSQDPGPTDAKKVVVGKELKNDACLVVKEEQHQTVPSPELADTKAVGSSAKVETHEGRANKCNSQPASVDSKGENLDACSVPGKVEDGSADKDGADESALGNQCSLVVSNRNSRSILAGESSLSAADKQDQGLSKSSNHKQLLGASDHPGGFDRRDSMAGKVDLMAAEVKKADAVGDSSTVQNEDEKKEHAISSLADVTKLVEAASPLGVIKEMKETKDSSSESNSHVKSEGLNSQRSEHSVKQTSKKSSDGVSGKEDGKEDLVSSDEGSSLAAHTKSNATAKLDFDLNEGIPGDDGHQPEPAVSPVISTSAIHLPGLSPFTLPITSGLQPAPITVAAPAKGPFVPPENLLRAKPEIGWKGSAATSAFRPAEPRKVLEMPITTRDIPVSHAAGKQSRPTLGFDLNVADDQALEEDVPQSSAQTTCSESGNTRSRDGSSRSAGIELDLNRADEVADNGQFVTNASHRVEVPLLPARSLPRVFSNAGTNSSRDFDLNRGPCLDDASTEPTPKNLPTKNTGSIQFIPQVPGVRMNNAAMSNISPWFAAANPCGPVPIQPFLPSREQPYPIEAAPGTQRIIVPTADSGQFGGDASRAPVISSSPTMVFHPPAYQYAGFPFPPSVHLQTPAFSMGSATFANSAPAGVSYFPTISPSLVGPTGALPAHHSRQYAINLAEGSSSSGRDNNRKWESQGLDLNSGPGSIDLEGKDERAPLPIRQNLITPPHGFAEEQGRIYQMPVVGTKRKEPDGSWDTERSTYKQLSWQ
- the LOC120689440 gene encoding uncharacterized protein LOC120689440 isoform X3; protein product: MHGWRGAEGCDGRRRRLVRLMWPAARVEAEAPPPPAQGPPTSPSSSSVPPSRTTSYPPESAARKQDFVDSPRPVSPDSFIKDGREIRVGDFALFRAVDVPPFIGLIRWIEKKEEGYPKLRVSWLYRPADVKLNKGIQFSAAPNEIFYSFHQDETSAVSLLHPCKVAFLRKGTELPAGISSFVCWRVYDIDNKCLWWLTDQDYINEEVNRLLHRTRLEMRAAVQSGGRSPKRLNGPSASQQPKATPDGTQNGGLSKGKKRDRGEQGIESAKRDRDRIVKVDESEPGSLNLEDIKSEVAKITEKGGLPNAAAVEKLVHLMQLDRTEQKIDLAGRVVLADVIAATESPDCLGRFVQSRGLPVLDSWLQEAHKGKSGDGSSPKEADKPIDDLLLTLLHALAKLPINLSALQSCSIGKSVNHLRSHKNLDIQKKAKCLVENWKKRVDAEMKSSDAKPLVSGQSVSWSGKAGFQEISNAGNKRGGSSENSPKNPVPTVSSSKVSTDKPGGTDAAAKLSPVVSASSKLQLQQTNVATNLKDQPCKSTGGTGGSELPTVREEKSSSSSQSPNNSQSCSSEPSKDARSSTAASGGASKPSGSSSRSHRRANNGLVSGNIKEASVGRSVSLDRSLLQDKSSQTGTASEKGVDMPSDHGNNHRLIVRFPNPGRSPARSASGGSFEDPSVTGGRASSPVVGDRHEQTDRRVKMKTESSRPHLPSDANAESWHSNDIKGAAGSEEGDKSPCAMLDDDNSRTPDDSVKDAHVPGVACSSETRVGNSFSPMNALIEIKYSEASHSLQAGDDTAMNLLASVAGEISKSELVSPSSSPRSSSEKKLVREGDSTGKFKVESDVGPSQDPGPTDAKKVVVGKELKNDACLVVKEEQHQTVPSPELADTKAVGSSAKVETHEGRANKCNSQPASVDSKGENLDACSVPGKVEDGSADKDGADESALGNQCSLVVSNRNSRSILAGESSLSAADKQDQGLSKSSNHKQLLGASDHPGGFDRRDSMAGKVDLMAAEVKKADAVGDSSTVQNEDEKKEHAISSLADVTKLVEAASPLGVIKEMKETKDSSSESNSHVKSEGLNSQRSEHSVKQTSKKSSDGVSGKEDGKEDLVSSDEGSSLAAHTKSNATAKLDFDLNEGIPGDDGHQPEPAVSPVISTSAIHLPGLSPFTLPITSGLQPAPITVAAPAKGPFVPPENLLRAKPEIGWKGSAATSAFRPAEPRKVLEMPITTRDIPVSHAAGKQSRPTLGFDLNVADDQALEEDVPQSSAQTTCSESGNTRSRDGSSRSAGIELDLNRADEVADNGQFVTNASHRVEVPLLPARSLPRVFSNAGTNSSRDFDLNRGPCLDDASTEPTPKNLPTKNTGSIQFIPQVPGVRMNNAAMSNISPWFAAANPCGPVPIQPFLPSREQPYPIEAAPGTQRIIVPTADSGQFGGDASRAPVISSSPTMVFHPPAYQYAGFPFPPSVHLQTPAFSMGSATFANSAPAGVSYFPTISPSLVGPTGALPAHHSRQYAINLAEGSSSSGRDNNRKWESQGLDLNSGPGSIDLEGKDERAPLPIRQNLITPPHGFAEEQGRIYQMPVVGTKRKEPDGSWDTERSTYKQLSWQ